The following proteins are encoded in a genomic region of Streptomyces sp. NBC_01723:
- a CDS encoding TetR/AcrR family transcriptional regulator — translation MPDQTSHKPSLRTDARRNRERVLEAAREVFAAQGVDAPMSAVARRAGVGVATLYRRFPTRSALVSAAFAEQLSVCAAAFEEAMADPSPGHGLYTLLEQVCTTLVTDRGFDTVFMAGFPEALDHAEERACAEERLSRLIERAREAGQLREDFDPADIPLLLLAVNGLACQPPDVALPAARRLLAYLFQAFQAHPPSRPGQLPPAAAMDLAGVHRPAGHP, via the coding sequence ATGCCTGATCAGACCTCTCACAAGCCGTCCCTGCGCACGGACGCCCGCCGCAACCGCGAGCGCGTCCTGGAGGCCGCGCGCGAGGTGTTCGCGGCCCAGGGCGTCGACGCCCCCATGAGCGCGGTCGCCCGCCGGGCCGGTGTCGGCGTCGCCACCCTCTACCGCCGCTTCCCCACCCGCTCCGCACTGGTCTCGGCCGCCTTCGCCGAACAGCTCAGCGTGTGCGCGGCGGCCTTCGAGGAGGCCATGGCCGACCCCAGCCCGGGGCACGGCCTGTACACCCTCCTGGAGCAGGTGTGCACCACGCTGGTCACCGACCGCGGCTTCGACACGGTGTTCATGGCGGGGTTCCCCGAGGCCCTCGACCACGCCGAGGAACGCGCCTGCGCCGAGGAGCGCCTGTCCCGGCTGATCGAGCGCGCCCGCGAGGCCGGACAGCTCCGCGAGGACTTCGACCCGGCCGACATCCCCCTGCTCCTCCTGGCGGTGAACGGCCTGGCCTGCCAACCCCCCGACGTGGCCCTCCCCGCCGCCCGCCGCCTCCTCGCCTACCTCTTCCAGGCCTTCCAGGCCCACCCGCCGTCCCGCCCCGGGCAGCTGCCGCCCGCGGCGGCGATGGACCTGGCCGGGGTGCACCGGCCAGCGGGACACCCGTAG
- a CDS encoding helix-turn-helix domain-containing protein: protein MAEQKTNAAARPSQGVRRSTTPSGVTHVRTYQSGQYVVIGNHLAQHRQLSLTAIGLATHILSLPEGALVDIRSLAERFPEGRERIGSGLRELEEHGYLERLRERSEAGRLVTRTYAHHTPERAVSPVVRRRVVAVVREGGDAAPRSSEGAHEPSPEGDQAQESARTPIRCGEPVAARVRPAVAPEMPRSAAAAVPSLPRRSRHHDKAVALLTGLRRTDDRLTLSSRDVSTLVPRVIRWFERGATADVIHRVLTFDLPVDMRRAAGVLAYRLSEMLPPPLPAVPTPSPRPTAVASGPDPFQTCDGCERAFRAAQPGRCRDCRSDLPMDANAPLAA, encoded by the coding sequence ATGGCTGAGCAGAAGACTAACGCTGCAGCGCGTCCGAGTCAGGGCGTTCGCCGGTCCACCACCCCCTCCGGTGTCACCCACGTACGCACGTACCAGTCGGGTCAGTACGTCGTCATCGGTAATCACCTCGCCCAGCACCGTCAGCTGTCGCTGACCGCGATCGGGCTGGCCACGCACATCCTGTCGCTGCCGGAGGGTGCGCTCGTCGACATCCGGTCGCTTGCCGAGCGCTTCCCGGAGGGGCGTGAGCGCATCGGTTCCGGGCTGCGGGAGTTGGAGGAGCACGGCTATCTCGAGCGGTTGCGTGAGCGTTCGGAGGCGGGGCGTCTGGTCACGCGTACGTACGCTCACCACACGCCCGAGCGGGCGGTCTCGCCCGTCGTACGTCGACGCGTTGTGGCGGTGGTGCGGGAGGGCGGGGATGCGGCTCCCCGCTCGTCAGAAGGAGCGCACGAACCCTCACCGGAGGGTGACCAAGCCCAGGAGTCGGCTCGGACGCCGATTCGGTGCGGTGAGCCCGTGGCCGCAAGGGTGCGGCCTGCCGTCGCCCCGGAGATGCCCAGAAGCGCGGCGGCGGCGGTTCCTTCCCTGCCGCGGAGGTCCCGGCACCACGACAAGGCCGTCGCTCTCCTGACGGGACTGCGCCGTACCGACGACCGCCTCACCCTCTCTTCCCGAGACGTCAGTACTCTGGTTCCGCGTGTCATCCGCTGGTTCGAACGTGGGGCTACGGCCGATGTCATCCATCGTGTCCTGACCTTCGACCTGCCTGTGGACATGAGGCGTGCGGCTGGTGTGCTCGCGTATCGGCTGAGCGAAATGCTGCCTCCGCCTCTTCCGGCCGTCCCGACACCGTCACCGCGCCCGACCGCTGTCGCGAGCGGGCCCGACCCCTTTCAGACCTGCGACGGTTGTGAGCGGGCCTTCCGGGCCGCGCAACCCGGTCGCTGCCGCGACTGCCGGTCCGACTTGCCCATGGACGCCAACGCACCTCTGGCAGCCTGA
- a CDS encoding NAD(P)-dependent alcohol dehydrogenase, translating into MSEITSEITSEITSEMNAVLFDRFGPPDVLYVGRRPVPAVPPGEVLVRVRAAGVNGGDLLDRTGKVRLVTGRAFPKACGIDFAGEVARVGSSVSGVREGERVWGLLGRSTGAMAEYVAVSPRRIASAPENLTPEEAVSLLAGATTAVTALRDKAGLQPGERLLVRGGSGGVGSVAVQVGRLLGAHVVALAGGRNLDFVRGLGADDALDHRTTALPALGRFDVVLDTVGTEQSRVRRLLAPGGRMVAVTIDFDRPLAGIAGVLASAVHGRGRIRAFSGNPDSALLAEVTRLVDHGDLVPVVDTVHPLDRVADAHRALEAGGVRGKHVVRVA; encoded by the coding sequence ATGAGCGAGATCACCAGCGAGATCACCAGCGAGATCACGAGTGAGATGAACGCGGTTCTCTTCGACCGTTTCGGGCCTCCGGACGTGCTCTACGTCGGCCGGCGGCCGGTGCCGGCCGTCCCTCCCGGCGAGGTGCTGGTGCGGGTGCGCGCCGCCGGGGTCAACGGCGGGGATCTGCTGGACCGGACCGGCAAGGTGCGGCTCGTGACCGGCCGGGCCTTCCCCAAGGCGTGCGGCATCGACTTCGCGGGGGAGGTGGCCCGGGTCGGGTCGTCCGTCTCCGGGGTGAGGGAGGGGGAACGGGTGTGGGGGCTGCTGGGGCGCAGTACCGGTGCCATGGCCGAGTACGTCGCCGTCAGTCCTCGGCGGATCGCGTCCGCGCCGGAAAACCTCACCCCGGAGGAGGCCGTCTCGCTGCTCGCGGGCGCGACCACGGCGGTGACCGCGCTGCGCGACAAGGCCGGTCTGCAACCCGGTGAGCGGCTGCTGGTGCGGGGCGGGAGCGGGGGCGTGGGCAGCGTCGCCGTGCAGGTCGGCAGGCTCCTCGGGGCGCACGTCGTCGCGCTCGCGGGCGGGAGGAACCTCGACTTCGTGCGCGGCCTGGGTGCCGACGACGCGCTGGACCACCGGACGACCGCCCTGCCCGCGCTCGGGCGGTTCGACGTCGTCCTCGATACCGTCGGTACCGAGCAGTCCCGCGTCCGCCGCCTGCTCGCGCCGGGCGGGCGCATGGTCGCCGTCACCATCGACTTCGACCGGCCGCTCGCGGGGATCGCCGGCGTTCTCGCGTCCGCCGTGCACGGCAGGGGCCGTATCCGCGCCTTCAGCGGCAATCCCGACAGCGCGCTGCTGGCCGAGGTCACGCGCCTCGTGGACCACGGCGACCTCGTGCCCGTCGTGGACACCGTCCACCCGCTCGACCGTGTCGCCGACGCCCACCGGGCTCTGGAGGCCGGTGGGGTGCGCGGCAAGCACGTCGTCCGGGTCGCCTAG